The Streptomyces sp. Mut1 genome window below encodes:
- a CDS encoding ATP-binding cassette domain-containing protein — translation MLEGLMLTLDHVTKTYRAGAFGGGSVTAVDRVSFTAAPGEVVSLIGESGSGKSTIGRMILGLTGVSSGTLTLDGRRVRPGKDFYRRVQGVFQDPFSCYNPVFRADRVFDLVRRAYHPGVGDKEWGDRVEKAVRDVRLDPAQVLGRYPHQLSGGQLQRLLIARALLLDLSFLVADEITSMLDASTRIDVLNLLAGLKERGLGVLYITHDLALGTYLAEKTVVLRRGRVVERGDTQKVFGNPLHPYTRTLLAAVPRLNQPWDPPEPVTSCAFHEAGAATTDLYETEPDHFVACAQLPDCGRTPA, via the coding sequence ATGCTGGAAGGCCTGATGCTGACCCTCGACCACGTCACCAAGACCTACCGCGCCGGAGCGTTCGGCGGCGGCTCCGTCACCGCCGTCGACCGGGTCTCCTTCACCGCCGCGCCCGGCGAGGTCGTCTCCCTCATCGGTGAGAGCGGCAGCGGCAAGTCCACCATCGGCCGGATGATCCTCGGCCTCACCGGGGTCAGCTCCGGCACCCTCACCCTGGACGGGCGGCGGGTGCGTCCCGGCAAGGACTTCTACCGCCGCGTCCAGGGCGTCTTCCAGGACCCCTTCTCCTGCTACAACCCCGTCTTCCGCGCCGACCGCGTCTTCGACCTGGTCCGCCGCGCCTACCACCCGGGCGTCGGCGACAAGGAGTGGGGCGACCGCGTCGAGAAGGCGGTACGGGACGTACGCCTGGACCCCGCCCAGGTCCTCGGCCGCTACCCGCACCAGCTCAGCGGCGGCCAGCTGCAACGTCTCCTCATCGCCCGCGCCCTCCTGCTCGACCTGAGCTTCCTGGTCGCCGACGAGATCACCAGCATGCTCGACGCCTCCACCCGCATCGACGTCCTCAACCTCCTGGCCGGACTCAAGGAACGCGGCCTCGGCGTCCTCTACATCACCCACGACCTCGCGCTGGGCACCTACCTCGCGGAGAAGACCGTCGTACTGCGGCGCGGACGCGTCGTGGAGCGCGGCGACACCCAGAAGGTCTTCGGCAACCCCCTCCACCCCTACACCCGCACCCTGCTGGCCGCCGTGCCCCGCCTCAACCAGCCGTGGGACCCGCCGGAGCCGGTCACGTCCTGCGCCTTCCACGAGGCGGGCGCCGCCACCACCGACCTGTACGAGACCGAGCCGGACCACTTCGTCGCCTGTGCCCAGCTCCCCGACTGCGGAAGGACCCCCGCGTGA